From the Pseudomonadota bacterium genome, the window GGACGACCACGAGTTCAGCAACGACGCCTGGCAAACGCAGGCGAACTACACCAACGACAAGAGCACCGACGAGCCCTCGCAGCGACGCAAAGTGGCGGCCAACCAGGCTTGGTTCGAATACGTTCCGGCCGTCCTGTCCGATCTCGGCGACGCAGCCCGGGACTTCGTGTTCACGGAAGTCGAGGATGCGCCGTACGACCAAGCCGGCCCGGACAACTACGTTACCGAAGCCAACAATCAAGCCGCGCTCGACACGATTCGCATCTATCGCACGCTGCGTTTTGGCCGCCACCTGCAGCTCGTGCTGAGCGACGTGCGCTCCTACAGAAGCGATCACGCGCTGCCCGAAGAAACCTCTGCCAGCAACCCGTTGCTCTTCAACGCACGCGTCGCAGTGCCGCTCGAGATCGTGGCAGCGCTTGACGCCGGCAAGACGGCCAACGGGGGGATGCCCCCGGAAAGGGTTGGAGCGGTCGACAATCCTCGCAGAAGCAGCCCGGCGGGGACGATCTTGGGCTCGGCTCAAAAGCAATGGTGGAAGCAGACCATGAAGCAAAGCACTGCCACCTGGAAGCTCTGGGCCAATCCTATTCCGCTCCTGCGCTTGCGGCTTGACGCCAGCGACGTGCCTTTGGTGAGCAATTTGGTGGGAGACCTCCTGATCAGCGCGGACGCATGGGATGGCTACCCCAGCGAGCGACGCGAGCTCATGAGCTACCTACTGGCTGAGGGCATCGGCAACGTGGTGTCGCTTTCTGGTGACCACCACGGGCACTTCGCCGGGATCATCTACGACGATTTCGATGCGGCTGCACCGGCGCCGGTATTGGCCGAGTTTACCACGGCGGGCGTGGCGTCGAACTCGTTGTTCTCCGCAGTGGCAGGGGGCAGCGTAGTACCCGACCAGGAAGCGATCCGTCGCGTCATCACCTACGACTCGCGCCCGCTTGGGGGTAAGCCTGCGAACGTACCCAACCTCAACACGTTGCTTCGCTACGGAAGCCGGGCGGCCAACGTTGCGGCCAACACCCACGACCTCGCGCAAGTCGAAGCGGCGCGCAAGATGGACGTCAATCCACATTTGCGTTTCGTCGACACCCACGCTCGAGGCTATGGCGTCATCGCCGTCGAGGAAACCGAAGTGAAAGCCACGCTGGTGACGATCGAGCCTCCCATCGTGGACCGCGGGGAAGAAGGTGCTCGGTTGCGTGGC encodes:
- a CDS encoding alkaline phosphatase D family protein → MRRRAFIKSAGCFVASAGVTSLAGCTNNDLSFKPGGAGEAAFSFPQGVASADPRADSVLLWTRVEAHEPAGGPVRLWAEVSLSDSFQSLVLDKELEVDARSDHTVRLLVEGLEPATTYYYRFRAGQEVSRLGRTRTAPAPDANTPLRLAWVSCQDYSAGFYGAYRRLVNDDEKRPEAEQVAFVLHLGDFIYETRAEGFQTAVDEHLKPVELVDEIGRRREVPPFPGGGGRRPGTKFAQTVDDYRHLYRTVLSDPDLQEARARWPFVCVWDDHEFSNDAWQTQANYTNDKSTDEPSQRRKVAANQAWFEYVPAVLSDLGDAARDFVFTEVEDAPYDQAGPDNYVTEANNQAALDTIRIYRTLRFGRHLQLVLSDVRSYRSDHALPEETSASNPLLFNARVAVPLEIVAALDAGKTANGGMPPERVGAVDNPRRSSPAGTILGSAQKQWWKQTMKQSTATWKLWANPIPLLRLRLDASDVPLVSNLVGDLLISADAWDGYPSERRELMSYLLAEGIGNVVSLSGDHHGHFAGIIYDDFDAAAPAPVLAEFTTAGVASNSLFSAVAGGSVVPDQEAIRRVITYDSRPLGGKPANVPNLNTLLRYGSRAANVAANTHDLAQVEAARKMDVNPHLRFVDTHARGYGVIAVEETEVKATLVTIEPPIVDRGEEGARLRGSADFTLKASAAGKVALDEPMLDGVKPFPLA